One window from the genome of Pseudoliparis swirei isolate HS2019 ecotype Mariana Trench chromosome 24, NWPU_hadal_v1, whole genome shotgun sequence encodes:
- the atg4da gene encoding cysteine protease atg4da, which yields MNSVSPSAAQYAGGVMQDELAESRRQQPLERQGSCGLRAEQTPDPGQEVTVEPDEMDKLKAKLMSAWNNVKYGWTVKSKTSFNKISPVTVLGNSYLLNSEDEVERFRGAFVSRIWLTYRREFPQLDGSTWTTDCGWGCMLRSGQMLLAQGLLVHLMPRGWAWPDAQQLTEVDFEVFRPRSPARAGGVPIPSFGSPRESNTPEKSLTSDQAPKCSQRKRPESKRDRQAEPLHRKLLTWFWDQPPAPFGLHQLVEISNSSGKKAGDWYGPSIVAHILRKAVDKISVLHNLAVYVAQDCTVYKEDVMHLCDLSRSHTPPEPSSQAFKSVIILVPVRLGGEALNPAYIDCVKNILKLDCCIGIIGGKPKHSLYFIGFQDEQLLYLDPHYCQTTVDVTQANFSLESFHCSSPKKMPFTRMDPSCTIGFYAKNKKDFESLCSAVSVALSSSNEKYPIFTFVEGQGQDYGLEGHSSNHSGPAGLILPPGNLSRSNNRRNSDEFVLL from the exons ATGAACTCCGTTTCCCCCAGCGCGGCGCAGTACGCAGGGGGGGTGATGCAGGACGAGCTTGCGGAGAGCCGGAGGCAGCAGCCTCTGGAGCGGCAGGGGAGCTGTGGTCTCAGGGCAGAACAAACTCCAGACCCCGGCCAGGAGGTCACCGTAGAGCCGGACGAGATGGACAAACTGAAAGCCAAACTGATGTCTGCATGGAACAACGTCAAATACG gcTGGACTGTGAAGTCTAAAACCTCCTTCAACAAGATATCGCCGGTCACTGTCCTGGGAAACTCCTATCTGCTCAACAGTGAAG ACGAGGTGGAGCGGTTTCGTGGGGCTTTTGTGTCCAGGATCTGGCTGACCTACAGGAGGGAGTTCCCTCAGCTGGACGGCTCCACCTGGACCACAGACTGCGGCTGGGGCTGCATGCTGCGCAGTGGGCAGATGCTGCTGGCTCAAGGGCTCCTGGTCCATCTGATGCCCAGAG GTTGGGCGTGGCCAGATGCTCAGCAGCTAACCGAAGTGGACTTTGAGGTGTTCAGACCGCGTTCCCCAGCCCGGGCTGGAGGAGTTCCTATCCCATCCTTTGGCTCTCCACGAGAATCCAACACCCCTGAAAAGTCCCTGACGAGTGATCAGGCGCCCAAATGCAGCCAGAGGAAGAGACCGGAGTCTAAGCGGGACCGGCAGGCGGAGCCCCTCCACCGCAAGCTGCTCACCTGGTTCTGGGATCAGCCCCCGGCTCCTTTTGGGCTCCATCAGCTGGTGGAAATTAGCAACAGTTCAGGGAAGAAAGCTGGTGACTGGTACGGCCCCTCTATAGTGGCACACATTCTAAG gaAAGCTGTAGACAAAATCTCTGTGCTTCACAACCTGGCTGTATACGTGGCTCAGGATTGTACCG TGTACAAGGAGGACGTGATGCATCTGTGTGACCTGTCGCGGAGCCACACTCCCCCCGAGCCATCCAGCCAGGCTTTTAAGTCCGTCATCATCCTGGTGCCGGTTCGGCTGGGAGGGGAGGCCCTCAACCCGGCCTACATCGACTGTGTCAAG AACATCCTAAAGCTGGATTGTTGTATTGGAATCATCGGGGGCAAACCGAAGCACTCACTTTACTTCATTGGCTTCCAAG ATGAGCAGCTGCTGTATCTGGACCCTCACTACTGCCAGACCACGGTGGATGTCACTCAGGCCAACTTCTCACTAGAG TCATTCCACTGTAGCTCGCCCAAGAAGATGCCCTTCACCCGGATGGATCCCAGCTGCACCATCGGCTTTTACGCCAAGAACAAGAAGGACTTTGAGTCTCTGTGTTCTGCTGTCAGTGTG GCCCTGTCGTCATCGAACGAGAAGTACCCCATCTTTACCTTCGTAGAGGGCCAGGGTCAGGATTACGGTCTAGAGGGCCACAGCAGCAACCACAGTGGACCTGCGGGCCTCATTCTGCCCCCAGGCAACCTGAGCAGGAGCAACAACAGACGAAACAGCGACGAGTTTGTCTTGCTGTGA
- the LOC130190199 gene encoding transcription activator BRG1: MRVGPCCSPRSRRSRAMSTPDPPIGGTPRPGPSPGAMLGPGPSPGSSHSMMGPSPGPPSSGLSQPGPSGYGPDSMHPLHKSMESLHEKGLGEESRFIQMKGLSMRQGGHSGMGPPPSPLDQHSQGYHSPLGGSDHSSPVPSNAPPSGPLMPSSSSSSGGPGSASAPLDGPSGDQHSLGPNNRPGPPGSCGPGPSHGPILGPGVSGLTSGLDSGGPPCPGGPGGPVGPTPFNQNQLHQLRAQIMAYKMLARGQPLPDHLQMAVQGKRPMPGMQQQPMLSLAPGTGSGPIGGPAGPVPGPGPMGSGYSRVHGMMGMPPPGPSGAAGMQGQNPNGPPKAWPEGPMVNAAAPCNTPHKLIPPQPTGRPSVPPAASPVMPPQTQSPGQPAQPTPMMPYHAKQSRITPIQKPCGLDPVEMLQDREFRLQVRITHRIAELENLPGSLAGDLRTKATIELKALRLLNFQRQLRQDVVVCMRRDTTLETALDAKAYKRSKRQSLREARITEKLEKQQKIEQERKRRQKHQEYLNSILQHAKDFKEYHRSITGKMQKVTKAVATYHANTEREQKKENERIEKERMRRLMAEDEEGYRKLIDQKKDKRLAYLLQQTDEYVANLTELVRAHKAVQALKEIKKKKKKKKKLEIAEAQPAAVGPDGEPLDETSQMSDLPVKVIHVDSGNILTGVDAPKAGQLESWLEMNPGYEVAPRSDSEDSEEEEEEEEEEEPQPSAAPVEENKKISGPDGVDVSEVDVQHIIENAKQDVDDEYSGAAFERVLQSYYSVAHAVTEKVEKQSSLLINGQLKQYQVKGLEWLVSLYNNNLNGILADEMGLGKTIQTIALITYLMEHKRLNGPSLIIVPLSTLSNWVYEFDKWAPTVVKISYKGSPAARRAFVPQLRSGKFNVLLTTYEYIIKDKQVLAKIRWKYMIVDEGHRMKNHHCKLTQVLNTHYLAPRRVLLTGTPLQNKLPELWALLNFLLPTIFKSCITFEQWFNAPFAMTGEKVDLNEEETILIIRRLHKVLRPFLLRRLKKEVEAQLPEKVEYVIKCDMSSLQRVLYRHMQAKGVLLTDGSEKNKKGKGGTKTLMNTIMQLRKICNHPYIFQQIEESFSEHLGFSGGIVQGLDLYRASGKFEVLDRILPKLLATNHKVLLFCQMTTLMTIMEDYFAYRSFKYLRLDGSTKADDRGMLLKMFNEPGSDYFIFLLSTRAGGLGLNLQSADTVVIFDSDWNPHQDLQAQDRAHRIGQLKEVRVLRLCTVNSVEEKILAAAKYKLNVDQKVIQAGMFDQKSSGNERRAFLQAILEHEEQDEVWGQEVCPHITEEDEVPDDETVNQMIARSEEEFDQFMRMDLDRRREDARNPRRKPRLMEEDELPNWILKDDAEVERLTCEQEEGKLFGRGSRQRKEVDYSDSLTEKQWLKAIEEGTLEEIEEEVRHKKTTRKRKRNRDLDLPGPSSSSSGGRGRGDKDEDGKRQRKRGRPPAEKISPNPSALSKKMRKIVDAVIKYKDSASGRQLSEVFIQLPSRKELPEYYELIRTPVDFRKIKERIRGYRYRTLGDLERDVMLLFQNAQTFNLEGSLIYEDSIVLQSVFTSLRQKVEKEEESEGEESEEEEEELEEESESELKVKIRPGRKDKGGDRGKRSSRRTGRNRAKPVVSDDDSEDQQEEERSPSATDEES, encoded by the exons ATGCGGGTAG GTCCCTGCTGCTCACCGAGGAGCAGGAGATCCAGGGCGATGTCAACGCCAGATCCCCCCATTGGAGGCACCCCTCGCCCAGGTCCCTCCCCTGGCGCCATGCTGGGCCCCGGTCCCTCCCCTGGCTCCTCTCACAGTATGATGGGCCCCAGCCCTGGCCCTCCGTCCTCTGGACTCTCCCAGCCAGGGCCCTCTGGATACGGCCCGGACAGCATGCACCCTCTGCACAAA TCCATGGAGAGCCTGCATGAGAAgggcctgggggaggagagcCGCTTCATTCAGATGAAGGGACTGTCGATGAGACAGGGCGGGCACAGCGGTATGGGCCCCCCGCCCAGCCCTCTGGACCAACACTCGCAAG GTTACCACTCTCCATTGGGTGGTTCTGACCACTCCAGCCCTGTCCCTTCAAATGCCCCCCCCTCTGGACCTCTAatgccatcctcctcctcctcctctggtggtCCCGGCTCTGCCTCTGCACCTCTAGACGGCCCCAGTGGCGATCAACACTCCCTGGGTCCAAATAACCGGCCCGGCCCTCCGGGTAGCTGTGGCCCAGGCCCCAGCCACGGGCCCATCCTGGGACCCGGTGTCTCTGGGCTCACCTCCGGGCTTGATTCTGGAGGCCCTCCGTGCCCGggaggtcctggtggtcctgtcGGTCCTACTCCTTTCAACCAGAACCAGCTTCACCAACTCAGAGCCCAGATCATGGCTTATAAGATGCTGGCCCGGGGGCAGCCCCTGCCAGACCACCTCCAGATGGCGGTCCAAGGGAAGAGGCCGATGCCCGGGATGCAGCAGCAGCCCATGCTCAGCCTGGCTCCCGGAACTGGAAGCGGACCGATAGGTGGGCCAGCAGGACCAGTACCAGGGCCTGGGCCGATGGGCTCAGGCTACAGCCGAGTTCATG GAATGATGGGCATGCCTCCTCCAGGCCCGTCGGGTGCAGCTGGGATGCAGGGACAAAACCCAAACGGACCCCCGAAGGCCTGGCCTGAAG GTCCCATGGTGAATGCAGCAGCCCCCTGCAACACTCCTCATAAGCTTATTCCCCCTCAGCCCACCGGTCGGCCTTCAGTTCCCCCCGCCGCCTCCCCAGTAATGCCGCCACAGACTCAGTCGCCCGGCCAGCCAGCACAGCCTACTCCCATGATGCCTTACCACGCCAAGCAGAGCCGCATTACCCCCATTCAGAAACCCTGCGGCCTCGACCCAGTGGAGATGCTGCAGGACAGGGAGTTCAG GTTACAGGTTCGTATCACTCATCGTATTGCTGAACTGGAGAACCTGCCGGGTTCTCTGGCGGGTGACCTTCGTACCAAAGCTACCATCGAGCTCAAAGCCCTCCGACTGCTGAACTTCCAGAGACAG CTGCGCCAGGACGTGGTGGTGTGCATGCGTCGCGACACGACTCTGGAGACCGCCCTCGACGCCAAGGCCTACAAGCGAAGCAAGCGGCAGTCTCTGCGAGAGGCGCGCATCACGGAGAAACTGGAGAAACAGCAGAAGATCGAGCAAGAGCGCAAGCGCAGACAGAAACATCAG GAGTACCTCAACAGCATCCTGCAGCACGCCAAAGATTTCAAAGAGTACCACCGCTCCATCACGGGCAAAATGCAGAAAGTGACCAAAGCGGTGGCGACCTACCACGCCAACACGGAGCGGGAGCAGAAGAAAGAGAACGAGCGCATCgagaaggagaggatgaggaggctcATG gctgaggatgaggagggctATCGTAAACTGATCGACCAGAAGAAGGACAAGCGTCTGGCCTACCTGCTGCAGCAGACCGACGAGTACGTCGCCAACCTCACCGAGCTGGTACGGGCTCACAAAGCTGTGCAGGCCCTCAaggagataaagaagaagaagaagaagaagaaga AGTTGGAGATCGCCGAGGCTCAGCCCGCTGCCGTGGGCCCtgatggagag CCTCTGGATGAAACAAGTCAGATGAGCGACCTGCCCGTGAAGGTCATCCATGTGGACAGCGGGAACATCCTGACAGGAGTGGACGCCCCTAAAGCCGGACAGCTGGAGTCCTGGCTGGAGATGAACCCCGG TTATGAGGTGGCTCCTCGCTCAGACAGTGAAGAcagcgaggaggaagaagaggag gaggaagaggaggagcctcagCCATCGGCTGCTCCGGTGGAGGAAAATAAGAAGATTTCAGGGCCCGACGGCGTAGACGTGTCGGAGGTGGATGTCCAGCACATCATCGA AAACGCTAAGCAGGATGTGGATGATGAATACAGCGGCGCAGCGTTCGAGCGAGTCCTCCAGTCGTATTATTCTGTGGCTCACGCTGTCACTGAGAAGGTGGAGAAACAGTCCTCTTTGTTAATAAATGGACAACTCAAACAGTATCAG GTTAAAGGTCTGGAGTGGCTGGTTTCTCTCTACAACAACAACCTGAATGGGATCCTCGCGGATGAGATGGGTTTGGGGAAAACCATCCAGACCATCGCCCTCATCACGTACCTCATGGAGCACAAACGGCTCAATGGGCCCTCCCTCATCATTGTGCCACTCTC AACTCTTTCTAACTGGGTGTATGAGTTTGACAAGTGGGCACCAACGGTCGTGAAAATCTCCTACAAG GGATCTCCTGCTGCCAGACGAGCCTTCGTCCCCCAGCTGCGCAGTGGCAAGTTCAACGTTTTACTCACCACTTACGAGTACATCATCAAGGACAAACAAGTACTGGCCAAG ATTCGCTGGAAGTACATGATCGTGGACGAGGGCCACCGCATGAAGAACCACCACTGCAAGCTGACCCAGGTCCTGAACACCCACTACCTGGCCCCGCGGCGGGTCCTCCTGACGGGCACGCCGCTGCAGAACAAACTCCCCGAGCTCTGGGCGTTGCTGAACTTCCTGCTGCCCACCATCTTCAAGAGCTGCATCACCTTCGAGCAGTGGTTCAACGCCCCGTTCGCCATGACCGGGGAGAAG GTGGACCTCAATGAAGAGGAGACCATCTTGATTATTCGTCGTCTCCACAAAGTACTTCGGCCCTTCCTGTTACGCAGATTAAAGAAGGAAGTGGAGGCACAGCTTCCAGAGAAG GTGGAGTACGTGATCAAGTGTGACATGTCGTCTCTTCAGAGGGTTCTGTACAGGCACATGCAGGCCAAGGGGGTCCTGCTCACTGACGGAtcagagaagaacaagaag GGTAAAGGAGGCACAAAGACCCTGATGAACACCATCATGCAGCTGAGGAAGATCTGTAACCACCCGTACATATTCCAGCAAATAGAG GAATCTTTCTCTGAACATTTAGGATTCTCTGGTGGGATAGTCCAGGG CCTTGACCTGTATCGGGCCTCGGGAAAGTTTGAGGTGTTGGATCGAATCCTACCAAAGCTGCTAGCCACAAACCACAAAGTGCTGCTCTTCTGTCAGATGACCACGCTCATGACCATCATGGAGGACTACTTCGCCTATCGCAGCTTCAAGTATCTGCGTCTGGATG GCAGCACAAAAGCTGATGATAGAGGAATGTTGCTGAAGATGTTCAATGAACCAGGGTCGGActacttcatcttcctcctgagCACAAGAGCTGGAGGCCTCGGCCTCAACTTGCAGTCTGCCGACACCGTGGTTATTTTTGACTCCGACTGGAACCCGCACCAG GACCTGCAGGCCCAGGACCGAGCGCACCGCATCGGTCAGCTGAAAGAGGTGCGCGTGCTGCGCCTCTGCACGGTCAACAGCGTTGAAGAGAAGATCCTGGCCGCTGCCAAGTACAAACTCAACGTGGACCAAAAGGTCATTCAGGCCGGCATGTTCGACCAGAAGTCCTCCGGCAACGAGCGCCGGGCCTTCCTGCAGGCCATCCTGGAGCACGAGGAGCAAGACGAGGTCTGGGGGCAGGAAGTGTGTCCCCACATTACT gaggaggacgaggtgcCGGATGACGAGACGGTCAACCAGATGATCGCCCGGAGCGAGGAGGAGTTCGACCAGTTCATG cgCATGGACCTGGACCGCCGTCGCGAGGACGCCCGTAACCCTCGGAGAAAACCACGTCTGATGGAGGAAGACGAGCTGCCCAACTGGATCCTGAAGGACGACGCCGAGGTTGAGCGGCTGACCTgcgagcaggaggaggggaagcTGTTTGGACGTGGATCCCGGCAGCGGAAGGAGGTGGACTACAGCGACTCACTGACGGAGAAGCAGTGGCTCAAG GCGATCGAGGAGGGCACGCTGGAGGAGATCGAGGAAGAGGTGCGTCACAAAAAGACGACCCGAAAGAGGAAGCGTAACCGCGACCTGGACCTCCCCGggccctcctcttcttcctcgggGGGACGAGGGCGAGGGGACAAAGATGAGGATGGGaagaggcagaggaagaggggacgaCCGCCTGCTGAGAAAATCTCCCCCAATCCCTCCGCCCTCTcgaagaagatgaggaagatcGTGGATGCCGTCATCAAGTATAAAGACAG CGCCAGTGGGCGTCAACTGAGCGAGGTGTTCATCCAGCTGCCGTCTCGAAAAGAGCTGCCGGAGTACTACGAACTGATCCGCACGCCTGTTGACTTCAGGAAGATCAAG GAGAGGATTCGAGGTTATCGCTACCGCACTCTGGGtgacctggagagagacgtcatgCTGCTCTTCCAAAACGCTCAGACCTTCAACCTGGAGGGGTCGCTG ATATATGAAGACTCCATAGTCCTCCAGTCAGTGTTTACCAGTTTGAGGCAAAAAGtcgagaaggaggaagaaagtgagggagaggagagcgaggaagaggaagaggagctggaggaagaaTCGGAGTCCGAAT TGAAAGTGAAGATCCGTCCAGGAAGGAAGGATAAAGGTGGAGATCGAGGGAAGAGAAGCAGCAGACGAACAGGCCGCAACAGAGCCAAGCCTGTTGTCAGTGACGACGACTCAGAGGATCAGCAGGAGgag GAGCGCTCCCCCAGCGCCACCGACGAGGAGTCCTAA